The region GACGGGGTGAGGGCGAGGGGTTCCGCAACGGCGACGGCGAACTCGTACGAGGGGGAGAAGGAGAAGTTCCTTACCAGGACCGGGACTTCCACGCCGTACGGTCCGGGAACGGTGACCGTACCGCGGTCGGCGGGGAAACCGGCCTCGATGCGTTCGGGCGCGACGGACAGACCACGGCCGACGGCCTGCATCGCGGCGTCCTTGCGGACCCAGAAACGGGTGATGAGGCGCTCCCGCTCGGCGGCAGGACGGCTCGCCGCGGTGCGTGACTCCTGGGCCGTCAGCACCTCGCACGGGGTGTGCGGCGGGGAGGTCTCGGGGCGGACGGACTCCACCGAGAAGCCCATCCGGCGGGCGTCGTCGCCGCAGGCCACGATCAGCAGGCCGCGGGTGCCGTACAGCTCCCAGTGGGTGGCGGCGGCCATCGCGGCGCTCACCCGGTCGGGGAGCCGGGCCAGCAGCCAGCTGCGGGACGCGGCGTCGAGAGTGGCCCGGGAGTGGCCGTTGAGGCCCAGGCAGCCGTCGGGGGACAGGGCCGTTCCCGAACTGCCGGAAGGGGTGGATCCTATGGGGACGACGAATATCGGAACGGGTGTGGACAGCACGTCCGGCTGATCGTGAGCGGGTGCGGGTGCGGCGGCGAGCGGTGCCGGGCGGGCCCGGCCGAGGTGGTGCGGGTGGTCGGGAATCCCCAGGTCAAGGGGCTCCGGACAGAGTTCGAGAAGAGCGGCGTTCGTTTCCACGTACTTTCCGTCCTCCACAGGTGAGCGGTACCAAGGCCGCACTGGGTGAGTGGTGGCCTGTCGTGCAGTGGTTCTCTCCCCCTTTTTCGCCTACATCGATCGATACAGACAGCCCAAGGTTTGCAGATCCTCCGGAAGCTTCGAGTCATCCCTCTTGCTGATGTACGGCTACATACTTCGATGTACGGGAGACCCACCCAAATTCGGGCGCCAGGGCCAGGAGAACGGGCAACGCACCGAAGTACTGTCCTCATGTGTGGTTACGTCTTTTCACAAGTACGCACGCGCGCCGCCGCCCCATACCGCTCCGTGACCTCAGATTGGCAGTGGGTTTCTTTGCCGGCTGTCTGATTCTGTATGTCGTGGGCGGCTCACAGGTGATGGGGGGCGATATCCCCGTTTGGCAGGCCGTCCTGCCGGTCCTCGTGCTGTGCACCGCGACCGCCCTGCGCAGCGTCCTGCCGCCGTTCGCGGTCGCCGTCGGCACCCTCACGGTCACCGTGGAGACCACGTCCAGCGGGGGCCTGGGCCCGGTGCTCATCTACACCGATCTGCTCTATGCGGCCGCGCTGTACGGCGCCCCGTGGCTGTGCCGGCTGCTGCAGGTCGGGACCGTCACGGCCACCCTCGCCACCACCGTGGTCCTGGTCCTGACCGGCGACCGCTCGGAGGGGGTGACGACCGGTGTCATCATCGCGCTGCTGCTCATCTCCCCCGTATGGACCGGGGTGTTGATACGCAACCACAAGGAACGCGCGGACACCGAACGGCAGCGCGCCGCGCAGATCAACCGGCTGGCGGAGCTGGACCGCAAGACCGTGCTGCAGACCGAGCGCACCCGAATGGCCCGTGAACTGCACGATCTGGTGGCCAACCACCTCAGCGCCATCGCCATCCACTCCAGCGCCGTGCTCTCCCTGACCGAGTCGAAGACGGCGGAGGAGGCCGGCGTCGAGGAGGACCCGGTGCTGCGGGCGCTCGCGGTGATCCGCGAGAACAGCGTGCAGGGACTGGCCGAAATGCGGCGGATGGTGGTGCTGTTGCGCTCCGATCGCGGGGTGGACGACGACTGGGACCGGCCGCAGCTGAACGCGCTCGGGGCGCTCGTGGAACAGGCCCGTCCGGCCGCGGACGCGGCGGCGCTGACCCTGCACACCGAGTTCCCCGAGAGCTTTCCCGAGGTGTCGTCGGTGATCGAGGTGACGGCGTACCGCATCGTGCAGGAGGCGCTGACCAACGTCCTCAAGCATGCCTCGTCGGGGCGCGTGCGGATCCGCTGCGAGGCGGGCGCCGAGCAGCTGACCATCTCGGTCGACAGCCCGCTGACCCGCCCCGACGGCCGGGCCCGGCAACGCCCCGTGGAGCACCTGACCACCGGAGCGGGCGCCGGGCTCGCCGGGATGTCCGAGCGGGCCGCGCTGGTCGGCGGCATCTTCGACGCGGGACCCGACCGCACCGCCCCCGGACGCTGGCGGGTGCGGGCCGTGCTCCCGCTGACCCAGAACTCCTAGGTGACGAGAAAGGTGGAGCAGCCAGTGGAGGAGCTAGTGGCGGACGAGCGCAGGGGGTGGCCGGCGCATTCACCGGCCCAGGCCCCGCCGGCCAGGCCCGAGGGCATACGGGTGCTGGTGGCCGACGACCAGGCCGCCGTACGGTCCGGGCTCGTCCTGGTGTTGCAGACCGACCCGGGCATCACGGTGGTCGGCGAGGCCGGTGACGGCGTGACGGCGGTCCGGATGGCCGCCGAACTGCGGCCCGACGTGGTGCTGATGGACGTCCAGATGCCGCAGCTCAACGGGGTCGCCGCCACCCGCAGGATCGTGGAGCGCGGCCTCGCCGAGGTGCTGGTGCTGACCACCTTCGACCTCAACGAGTACATCTTCGGGGCGCTGCGCGCCGGGGCCGGCGGCTTCATCCTCAAGAACGCGGAACCGGCCGTACTGGTCAGCGCCGTACGGGAGGTGGCGCACGGGGACGGTTTCCTCACCCCGGCCATCGCCCGGCGGCTGATCACCGAGTTCGCCGGCCGCCCGCCGGCGGCCGGACCCACCCTCCCGGAGGGCGCCGCGCAGGCCCTGGACACCCTCACCAAACGGGAGTTGGAGGTGCTGGCCTGCATCGCCCGCGGGCTGGCCAACAGCGCCATCGCGGAGACCCTCAACCTCGCGGAGGGCACCGTGAAGACCCACACCAGCCGCATTCTCTCGAAGCTGCATCTGCGCAGCCGGGTACAGGCCGCGATCCTGGCGCAGCAGCACGGGATCGCCCTGCAGGGCTGAGCGGGCCGCGGACGGGGGGTGCGGCCCCCGGCGGCCTCACCGGTCGGTGAGCAGCAGACGTGCCAGGGCGTCGTTCTGGCGGAAGTAGACGGCGTTGGTGTGCGGACGGGGGAACTGGGCCGGCCCGGCGACGATCCGGTCCCGCTGCACGGTGCCGGACACGTCGACGGGGTGCAGGCCCGCACCGGACAGCCGCAGCATGCCGCCCGCCCCGTCCTCGGTGCTCTCGAGGACCAGCTCGCCGCGGGAGAGCAGGGCCCGCAGCAGGGGGTCGGTGACACCGTCGCGGCCGGGGGCCGCCAGCCGTGCGTCGAGCAGGACGGCCGCCTCGTGGACGGCACCCGGGACGGCGGGTCCGGACGCGCGGAAGACGGCGCCGCCGTCGTCCCCGTCCCCGGTCCCGTCCGCGGACTCCACCCGCATACCGGGCCCCACGAACGTCACGATTCCCGCTTCGGCGAGCGCCAGCAGCTGCTCGGCGCGCAGCGGCGGCGGGCCCGAGCTGAGGTAGGTGCCGAGCGCGAAGCGTTCCAGCGCCTCCGCGACCTGGGGCGCGTCCAGCGCGCCGGAGCGCCACAGCTCCTCGATCACCGCGCCGACCCGCTGCAGGGCGTCGACCAGCGCGGTGTCGACGCCGCGCGCCGGACCGGTACGCCGGCGCAGCGCCTCGGCGAGGTGGCCGCGCAGCTGCCGCTGCAGCGCGTCGGTGCCGTCGAACTCCTTCCCGGCGAGCGGAGCGGCCAGCCGCTCCAGGTCGAACCGGTCGGCGGGGTCGGGCACCGCCGACCGGGCGAGCTTGGCCAGCCGGTCGGCGTCGGTGAGCAGCAGGGCGTACTGGGCGTCGAAGTCCTGCCAGGTCATACGGGTACGGGCGGGCTGCTCGGCGAAGAGCGCGCGGTAGTGCCACCAGCCCAGTTCGGCCACCACCAGCGGCCAGACCTCGCGGCCGAAGGAGGCACCGGGCCGGGACAGCCGGGCCCGGCAGGCCTCGACGGTGGCGAAGCGCGGGGCGGCGGGCGGCGCCAGGGCGCCGGCCGGTGCCGGGTACGCCGGTTTGGGGGGCAGCGGGACGCCGCGGCGGGAGCCCGCGTACAGCCGGGGCTCGCGCCCGGACGGCAGGTAGCGCAGCGGGCCGCCGGGGGTGCGGACGAAGCGCCCGCCGCGGCCCTCCGTCAGCAGCGCCAGGCAGTCGATGAAGACCAGGCCGAGGCCGCGGACGACGACGGGCGCGCCGGGCGGGATGCGCTCCAGCGCGTCGGGGTCGGCGGGGCCGGGGCCGATCCGGGTCAGGCCGGCCGGCACGGGGGCGGCGAGGGTCTCCGTATGCCCCTGGGCGAACACCACCCGGTCGGCGAGGAAGGGCGGTTCGCCGTTGTCGAGGAACACCCGCTGGCGGCCCGTCCCGTCCGGCGCCGCCCCGCCGTCGGTCGTGCGCCGCAGGTCGGTCACCCGGGCCCGGTGGACGAACAGCCGCACGGAGGCGGGCCGTTCGCGGGTCACGGTCTCGAAGAAGTGGCGCAGATAGCGGCCCTGGTCGCGGCGGGCGGCGTACGCGCCGTCGTGGAGCGGGGAGCCGAGCCAGGCCGCGGTGGTGGGGCCCGGACGCGGCGGTCCGGCGCAGTCCACACTCGCGTCGGGGTACATCGTGACCTGCTCGGCGGCGGAGTTCATCCACAGCAGTCCGGGCTGGTCGGTGCGCCAGACGCGGCCCGCGCCCGGGGGGTACGGGTCGACGATGTGCAGGTCCAGGGGCCGGTCGCCGTACAGGGCGGGGACGTTGGCGAGGATCCGCTCGACGATCGAGGCACCGCGCGGGCCGCAGCCGATGAGACAGAGGGTGCGCGCCGTGCCCGCTTGGTCGTTCAACTGGCCTCCCCGTGGGCCCGTGTCGGAAAAACACAGGGGCCCGGTGGCCCGTGCCGCAGCACGGGACCACCGGGCGCCGTGTCAGCAACCGCCGCTGATCGTGGAGCCGAGGGCCTGAGCGTCACGCTCGCCCGGCACCTCCAGGCCCTGAAGGTCCATGATGGTCATCTCGACACCTCCCTTCCGTAAATCAGTGGACATGTGTACGGTGATATGCACGGCGTGTGGTGGAAACCCCACACCGAGTGGCCGGCTGTGTCAGCAGCCGCCGCTGATGGTGGAGCCGAGCGCCTGGGCGTCACGCTCGCCCGGCACCTCCAGGCCCTGAAGGTCCATGATGGTCATTTACGACACCTCCTCCCGAGAACTCGTGGTGACACACACGGTGGTGACGTGCCAGGTGCCGTTGCGGGACACCTGGAGCCGGTGAACTGTGCATCACAAGTGCACAGTTCACCCGGCATCACGTCAGCAGCCGCCGCTGACGGTGGAGCCGAGCGCCTGAGCGTCACGCTCGCCCGGCACCTCCAGGCCCTGAAGGTCCATGATGGTCATTTACGACACCTCCTCCCGAGAACTCGTGGTGACACACACGGTGGTGACGTGCCAGGTGCCGTTGCGGGACACCTGGAGCCGGTGAACTGTGCATCACAAGTGCACAGTTCACCCGGCATCACGTCAGCAGCCGCCGCTGACGGTGGAGCCGAGCGCCTGAGCGTCACGCTCGCCCGGCACCTCCAGGCCCTGAAGGTCCATGATGGTCATTTACGACACCCCCCTTCCGCGGTGAGTGGTGGCCGCCGCCCCGGACGGGGCGGTGGGGGTGGCGGCGCTCGCGGCGCCGCCGCCGCGTCCCGGGGCGGCCGGATCAACGGCCGCCGCGGAGCGCGAGTCGGTGAGGAACGGGAGCAGCGGGGTGCCCCGTTCGGTGGCGGACAGCGCGAGCAGTACTCCGGCGCCGCCGCCGGCCAGGTCCATGGAGATCCGGGCGCGGCCGTCGCAGGGGAAGACCGTCGCTCCCCTCCGCGTCATGGCGTGCTGGCCGAGACGGGTCAGATGGCGGCGCAGATACCGCTCGGTCGCCTCCGGGGGCACGGGCACCCGGTCGCGCAGCGCCGCCAGCGTGGCGAGCAGTCCCGCGCGGCCGCCCAGCAGCCCGGACTCGATGACGAAGTCGGCGGCGCAGGCGCGCAACAGAGCGGGCAGTGCCGCGCGGATCCGGTCGTCGTCACGGTGGTCCAGCAGCTCGGCCGCGACCAGGGCGATCCCCGCACTGCCGTTGTCCAGGTAGGGCAGCAACCGGAATCCCTCGTCCACCTGGAGGGTGTCCTGGGGGCCGGGCGCGCAGCGGTCGAGGTCGCGGTGGACGGCGCGTACCGCCTCGTCCAGCAGTCCGGGGTCCCCGGTGGCCTGGTGGGCGCGCAGCAGGAAGAGCGCGGCTCCGGACCAGCCGTACATCAGCCCGGCGGCGTCCTTCGAGCCGTGCCGGCGCTTGCGGGCGACCGGTTCGCCGCGGGCCGCGGTCAGCCGCTCGGTGACGCGGTCGGCGAGGCCGAGGGCCTGCCGGCGCAGGGCGTCGCTGTCGAGTACGGCGGCGAAGTGCAGGAGGTTGAGGCCGACGCCGGACAGCCCGCGGTAGAGGCTGGGGCAGTGGCGTACGGCGAGCCCGTCGGCGGCCCGGTCCAGGGCGTGCAGCGCGGCCTGTTCGTCGCCCAGCTCCCGCAGGACGTAGGCCATTCCGTGCAGACCGTCGTAGAAGCCGATCCGCTCGACGGGTACCCGGTCGACGGCGGCGCGCAGCCAGGCCGTGCCCTCTTCGTCGCGCTCACCGAGCGCGGTGTGCCGGGCCCACAGGACACCGGCTGCGCCGTGTCCGAAGCCCGCGCCGCCCTCGATGAACTGCTCGAAGTCGCCGGGGAAGAGGCGGTCCTCGCGGTGCGGGGTGGCGCTGTCGCGCAGCCCGCGGCCGAGGGAGGCGAGCAGGCCGGAGGGCGGCCACGGGCCTGCCGGCGAGGCCAGTTCACAGGTCGTGTCGTCATTGGGGGCCAGCTGCGGCGCCAGCCGCGACACCAGCGCGTCCGGCAGTGCGTACCGCTCGGCCGCGGCGGCCAGCAGCGCGGGCGCCTTGTCGGGGGCGAGGCCGCCGAGCGCCGCCAGCGGCAGGAACAGCCAGAGTCCGATGGCGGCGAGCGCGTAGTGATCGCCGTCGGTGCCGGTCGCGTCGGCGCGGTGGAAGCCGGGGGCGCCGAGGCTGCTCGGGGTGGCCCGGTCGGCCTCGTCGGCCACCTCGAAGTCGAGGAGGACGGGTTCGTCGCCGGGCTTGATGATGAGGTTGCCCGGGTGCAGGTCGCCGATCCGGATGCCGCGGCCGTGGACCGCGGCGACCAGCGCCTCGATCCGGCCGAGCAGGGCCAGCGCGCGGTCCCGGTAGGCCGCGACGGCCCGTTCGTCGGGGTCGGGCACGGTCAGCGGGTGGTGGGCGGCGAGCCAGGTCTGGAAGTCCTGGCCGACGATGTCCTCCAGGACCAGGAAGAGGTGGTCGCGGACCTGGAGGGTGCCGAAGGTCCGCGGGATCCCGGGGAGTCCGGCCAGCCGCTCCAGCATCCGGTGCTCGTGGGCGAGCCGGCTGACCGCGTCGCGGCCGACGCCGTCGGTCCCGGAGTAGGGCCGGCCCTCCTTGAGGACGACGCTCTCCTCACCGGCGCCGAGGGCGTCGGCACCGACCGGGGTGGCGCGGTAGACGCCACCGCCGTTGGAGAACTGCAGCGCCCCGGTGATCCGGTACGGGAAGTCGTCCACGGCCTGCCGGGCGGCCAGCGAGTCCTTGAGGATGTCCGGCACGGTGACCCAGTCGGGGGTGTGGAAGACCGGGGTCCGCCGGTCCGGCTCCGGTGTGCCGTCGGGACGCCGGAAGGCCGTCACCAGGTCGCCGTTGCCGTCCTCCGTGTAGCGGGTGCGGAAGCCGCCGTAGCGCACGTACAGCGGGCCCTCGCGGAAGCGCAGGTCGGTCAGGACGTACGGGCCGGGGCGGCCGCCGACGAGCGCGTCCAGTCCTTCGAGGGTGCGGGCCAGCTCGGCGTCGTCCACGGGGTAGACGGTCAGCAGCTTGCCGGCCGAGGAGCGCTGGGCGTACTTGCGGCTCAGGGCGCGCAGGACGTTGGCGCTCTTGAGGTACTTGAAGGCGAGCCCGTGCCGGGTGCAGTAGGCGGCGACGTCGGCGAGGGTGCGGCGGGCGTCGTCGGGGGCCGCGCTGACGTGGATCTTCCAGCCCTGGTCGGGGAGGTGGTCCTCGGCCGGGCGGCAGAAGGTCCAGGCCTCGTTGTCGTCGCGGGTCCAGCCGTCGGGCAGCGGCGGGGCGGGGAAGCGGGTGGCCTCCAGGTCCCAGTTGCCGGGCCAGTCGAAGAAGGTGCGGTCGGCCAGGGCGAAGCTCTCGGCGCCGTCTCTCACAGGGCACCTCCGGCGGGGGCGGCGGCCGGGACGGGCCCGGGAGCCGGGACGGACCCGGTGGCCGCAACCGCGTCGTGGGGCCCGTCGCCGCGGCCGGGGGCGGCCTCGTCGTGGCCCGCTGCGGCCTCCTCGTCCAGGAAGCCCGCGAGCGCGGTGCGGCGGGTCGTCACCAGATGCTCGGCGAGGATGGCGCGCGCCTGGAGCTTGTCGTCCTCGTCCACGAAGTCGGCGAGTCCCACGGCCAGTACGCGGTTGTCGGCGCTGGGCTGCAGCGACGCGTAGTGCTCGTCGCGGAGCAGCCCCCACACGATCGAGTCGTGGTACGCGCCGTCGAGATAGCAGTGGTCGCGCAGGATGCCCTCGACCACGAACCGGGTCTTGGTCATCAGCCGGATGATGCCCTTGTTGTAGCCGGCGGTGGTGACCTGCACGCGGTGCGCGTCGAGCTGGTGGAAGAGGTAGTCGACGAGCAGGACGACGGCCTCCGCGCCATAGCCGCGCCGCCACAGTTCGGGGGAGCCGATCGCGCCCCCGACGGTGAAGCCGCCGATCCGGCCGCTGCGCTGGTAGCTGACGGTGCCGATGCCCTCGCCGTCCTTCGTCCGGATCACCAGGTGGTGGACCCGGCCCGAACGGTTGGCCTGCTCGACCTCGGCGGCACCCAGCAGCTCCCAGTCCCCGCTGAGCACGGCGGCCGGCGAGCCGGGCCGCAGCCAGGAGGCGATCGCGGCCCAGTCGTCGTCTCCGGGCCATTCCAAGGTCACCAGTCGTCCCTGCACGGTGCGTCTCCCTCCTCAGCCGTTGTAGCGGGTCAGTACGAGTACGGCGTTGTGTCCGCCGAATCCGAAGGAATTGCTCAGCACCACGTCGCCGTCCCAGTCGCGGGCGCCCTTGACCACCAGGTCGAGATCGGGTTCCTCGGGGTGGTCGCAGTTGCGGATCGGCGGGATGGTGCGGTCGCGGAGCGAGAGCACCGCGGCGGCGGCCTCGGCGGCTCCGGAGGCGCCGAGCATGTGCCCGGTCATGCTCTTGACTGCGGTGACCGGGGTACGGCGCAGATGGTCGGGGCCGAGCACCTCGCGCAGCGCGGCGGCCTCGATGCGGTCGTTGAGCACGGTCCCGGTGCCGTGGGCGCTGATCTGCCCGACGTCCTCGGGGGCGCGTCCCGCGTCGGCGAGTGCGCCGCGCATCGCGCGGATGGCTCCGGCGCCGGTCGGGTCGGGGGCGGTCGCGTGGTGGGCGTCGGTGGTCGAGGCGTAACCGGCCACCTCCGCGAGGATCGGGGCGCCGCGGCGCTCCGCGTGCCCCGCCTCCTCCAGTGTCAGGACGGTGGCGCCGGCGGCCATCACGAAGCCGTCGCGGTCCCGGTCGAAGGGCCGGCTGGCTCCTTCGGGGTCGTCGTTGCGGCGGGAGAGGGCCCGGGCGTTGGCGGTGCCGGCCAGGTCGACGGCGGTGAGCGAGTCGTCCGCCCCGCCGGCCAGCACGAGGTCGGCACGGCCGTGGCGGATCAGCTCGGTCGCCTCCCCGATGGCCACCGCGCCGGTGGCGCAGGCCGCGGAGACGGCGCAACTGGGGCCGCCGATGCCGTACTTGATGGACAGCAGGCTCGCCGGGTGGTCGATGGCGGTGAGGACCGAGTGGTACGGGGAGACCCGCCGCGGTCCCTGTCCCTTGAGGACGTCGTACTGCTGCTGGATCGCGGAGGCGGCGCCGTAGCCGGAGCCGATCACCGCGGCGAAGCGGTACGGGTCGATGCCGGCCGGCGGTTCGAGACCGGCGTTCCGCAGGGCCTGGGCGGCGGCGACCACCGCGTACTGGGTGAAGCTGTCGCTGCGCCGGACCTCCTGCGGGGTGAGGCAGCCGGCCGGGTCGAAGCCGGTCACCTCGCCGCCGATCCGGACCGGCAGGTCCGAGGCGTCGAAGCGGGTGAGGGGGCCGACGCCACTGCGGCCGGCCAGGAGGGCGTCCCAGAAGTCCGCAGTGGTGTTTCCCACGGGGGACACCACGCCGCAGCCGGTGACGACAACGCGCCGCCGCTCCTCGCGCAACTCCATGAAACCCACCTCCTATTTTCCGCCCCGTTGTCACGCTCGGGGCGTCCTCATGACCAGAAACATGACAGGTGAGTCATTGTCGTGTCAACGGTCCTCACCGAAGTTGGTCGACCGAGGCGCATGACACCGTGCCACCCCCAGGCCCTGTACCAGCGGAAACGCTCTCAACGACATGACTGACAGAGTCATGAAAATTGACTGTGCCACCCACACGGAGGGGGTGAGGAGCCGTGCGGCGGCCCCTTGGCGAGGGGGCGGCGGCCGGTGACGGAGGGGGCGTCCAGGAGCCTCTGAGCGCGCCCGGAGGCACCTCAGCGCCCCCGCCGACCCGCTCCGCGCCCCCTGATCTCCCCCTGTCAGAGCCGGGAGTACATAGAAAGTGACAGACGGCGGGGCGGAAAGTGCCTACCTGCGGATGATCCGAATCTGCCGGCCGGGCGGGACGCTGGTCCGTACAACGAGCTCCGACCCATCACACGGAACGAGGGGAACTCATGAAGGGTATTGCCGTCGGCATTGTTCTGGCGATCGCAGGTCTGATCCTCTGGCTGACCACAAAGGAAGTGGAGACCCCGATCGTCTCGCTTCACAAGGCCGGACTCATCCTGGCGATCATCGGCGGCGCGGAGGCCTTGTTCGCGCTACTGGGATTGGGAAAGAAAGCTAATAAATAATCGCGCATTGCTCGCAATAACGGCATTCGCGCCGCGGCGGGACGTGCGTCCCGCCGGTCCTCAGTCCCGCTTTTCGAGGAGATCCGCCAGCCGTTCCCGGGCCCGCTCGGCGTGCCGGTAGGCCTGGGCCCGGCGGAACAGCTCGGCGGAATACCGGAAGTGTCCGGCCGCCCTTTCCCGGTCCCCCACCCGCTCACAAGCCGCCGCGATCTCCCGGAGCGCGGCGGCTTTCTCATGGCTGCGGCCGGTATCGGGCAGCCCGGCCAGCCGCTCGCCCAGCGCAAAGAGGCGGTCGGTGTCACCGGCCGCCTCCGCACCCACCGCGTCCGCGGTCGTGAGCCAGAGCGGGAAGTCCGGTTCCTGCGTCACCGAGGCCACCACCAGGCCGCGTTCGACGATGCTGCGGGCCCGGGCCGTCTCGCCGCCGCGCAGCAACAGCAGGGCGTAATGGCCGTTGATCTTCTCCCAGAGCGGGAATCCCGCGGCCGGGGTGACCCGGCGCGCACACTCCTCCAGCAGGGCCGCGGCGCGCTCCGTCTCGCCCCGGTCGCGCAGGTCGAGCGCCCGGTGCAGATCGATGGCGGCCCGCGGCCCGGGGAGCACCCCGTCCGCCGGAGGCCGGCCGTGGTCGGTCCCCGGAGCCCAGTCCGGGCAGCCGCTCCAATACGCGCAGCGGGTGAGCACATCGAGGACCAGCACGGAGTGGAACCCCGTATCGGGTCGCTGACCAGCGCATTCGAGGTAGCCGGTGAGGGCGTAGCGCAGCCCGTCCTGGACCCGCCCGGCCGACTCCAGCAGATCGGCGAGCGCGATCAGGGCACGCAGCCGGGGCTCGGCGTACGGCGCGGGGGCCGGCGAGTCCAGCATCCGCAGCAGGACCTCGGCGCCCTCGTCGGCGCGGCCGAGCGTGCCCAGTATTTCGGCAATGGCGAGCTGCGCCTCGGTAAATACGTCGTCCTGCCGGCCGGACGGTTCCATCTCGGCCAGTGCGCGGAATTCCGACAGTGCACCCTCGGCGTCGCCGCCGTCCCATTGCCTGCGCGCCGCCACCAATCGCCCGACGAGGTCGAGCCTGCGGACCCGGCCGAAGGTTTCGGCCGGCTCGACGGCACCGGATATTTCGTCGACGCCGACGCCGAGGCGTTCCGCGAGGATCTTGAGTGCCCGGCCGCTGGGAATGCGCTTCCCGCGTTCCACCAGCGAGATGTAGCTGGACGACATGTCGGACCCGGCAAGGTCGTGCTGCGTCATTCCGGCGCCGACCCGGAGCTCTTTGATTCTCCTCCCGGTGTCCGCCAGCTCAGGCATTCGACAAACCCTCCGGATTTCGGACAGTGGCTGAACCCGGCCGGCTGCTTCAAATCGCCGAGTCACAATGAGTGCTCGGCACTTTACCAAGCAGTCAAGAAGAAGTCGACCGATATTCGGATTCCTCCACCGGTCTTCACCGAGTCCGCCGAGATCATTTCGACGGGCGCGGCGCATTGCCCACGGCGGGCCCGTGAGAGGCC is a window of Streptomyces caniferus DNA encoding:
- a CDS encoding 4-phosphopantetheinyl transferase family protein produces the protein METNAALLELCPEPLDLGIPDHPHHLGRARPAPLAAAPAPAHDQPDVLSTPVPIFVVPIGSTPSGSSGTALSPDGCLGLNGHSRATLDAASRSWLLARLPDRVSAAMAAATHWELYGTRGLLIVACGDDARRMGFSVESVRPETSPPHTPCEVLTAQESRTAASRPAAERERLITRFWVRKDAAMQAVGRGLSVAPERIEAGFPADRGTVTVPGPYGVEVPVLVRNFSFSPSYEFAVAVAEPLALTPSFAYSVR
- a CDS encoding sensor histidine kinase, translated to MGGSQVMGGDIPVWQAVLPVLVLCTATALRSVLPPFAVAVGTLTVTVETTSSGGLGPVLIYTDLLYAAALYGAPWLCRLLQVGTVTATLATTVVLVLTGDRSEGVTTGVIIALLLISPVWTGVLIRNHKERADTERQRAAQINRLAELDRKTVLQTERTRMARELHDLVANHLSAIAIHSSAVLSLTESKTAEEAGVEEDPVLRALAVIRENSVQGLAEMRRMVVLLRSDRGVDDDWDRPQLNALGALVEQARPAADAAALTLHTEFPESFPEVSSVIEVTAYRIVQEALTNVLKHASSGRVRIRCEAGAEQLTISVDSPLTRPDGRARQRPVEHLTTGAGAGLAGMSERAALVGGIFDAGPDRTAPGRWRVRAVLPLTQNS
- a CDS encoding response regulator, translated to MRVLVADDQAAVRSGLVLVLQTDPGITVVGEAGDGVTAVRMAAELRPDVVLMDVQMPQLNGVAATRRIVERGLAEVLVLTTFDLNEYIFGALRAGAGGFILKNAEPAVLVSAVREVAHGDGFLTPAIARRLITEFAGRPPAAGPTLPEGAAQALDTLTKRELEVLACIARGLANSAIAETLNLAEGTVKTHTSRILSKLHLRSRVQAAILAQQHGIALQG
- a CDS encoding FAD/NAD(P)-binding protein; this translates as MNDQAGTARTLCLIGCGPRGASIVERILANVPALYGDRPLDLHIVDPYPPGAGRVWRTDQPGLLWMNSAAEQVTMYPDASVDCAGPPRPGPTTAAWLGSPLHDGAYAARRDQGRYLRHFFETVTRERPASVRLFVHRARVTDLRRTTDGGAAPDGTGRQRVFLDNGEPPFLADRVVFAQGHTETLAAPVPAGLTRIGPGPADPDALERIPPGAPVVVRGLGLVFIDCLALLTEGRGGRFVRTPGGPLRYLPSGREPRLYAGSRRGVPLPPKPAYPAPAGALAPPAAPRFATVEACRARLSRPGASFGREVWPLVVAELGWWHYRALFAEQPARTRMTWQDFDAQYALLLTDADRLAKLARSAVPDPADRFDLERLAAPLAGKEFDGTDALQRQLRGHLAEALRRRTGPARGVDTALVDALQRVGAVIEELWRSGALDAPQVAEALERFALGTYLSSGPPPLRAEQLLALAEAGIVTFVGPGMRVESADGTGDGDDGGAVFRASGPAVPGAVHEAAVLLDARLAAPGRDGVTDPLLRALLSRGELVLESTEDGAGGMLRLSGAGLHPVDVSGTVQRDRIVAGPAQFPRPHTNAVYFRQNDALARLLLTDR
- a CDS encoding class III lanthipeptide, with protein sequence MSTDLRKGGVEMTIMDLQGLEVPGERDAQALGSTISGGC
- a CDS encoding class III lanthipeptide, whose product is MTIMDLQGLEVPGERDAQALGSTISGGC
- a CDS encoding class III lanthipeptide, whose translation is MTIMDLQGLEVPGERDAQALGSTVSGGC
- the lanKC gene encoding class III lanthionine synthetase LanKC, whose product is MRDGAESFALADRTFFDWPGNWDLEATRFPAPPLPDGWTRDDNEAWTFCRPAEDHLPDQGWKIHVSAAPDDARRTLADVAAYCTRHGLAFKYLKSANVLRALSRKYAQRSSAGKLLTVYPVDDAELARTLEGLDALVGGRPGPYVLTDLRFREGPLYVRYGGFRTRYTEDGNGDLVTAFRRPDGTPEPDRRTPVFHTPDWVTVPDILKDSLAARQAVDDFPYRITGALQFSNGGGVYRATPVGADALGAGEESVVLKEGRPYSGTDGVGRDAVSRLAHEHRMLERLAGLPGIPRTFGTLQVRDHLFLVLEDIVGQDFQTWLAAHHPLTVPDPDERAVAAYRDRALALLGRIEALVAAVHGRGIRIGDLHPGNLIIKPGDEPVLLDFEVADEADRATPSSLGAPGFHRADATGTDGDHYALAAIGLWLFLPLAALGGLAPDKAPALLAAAAERYALPDALVSRLAPQLAPNDDTTCELASPAGPWPPSGLLASLGRGLRDSATPHREDRLFPGDFEQFIEGGAGFGHGAAGVLWARHTALGERDEEGTAWLRAAVDRVPVERIGFYDGLHGMAYVLRELGDEQAALHALDRAADGLAVRHCPSLYRGLSGVGLNLLHFAAVLDSDALRRQALGLADRVTERLTAARGEPVARKRRHGSKDAAGLMYGWSGAALFLLRAHQATGDPGLLDEAVRAVHRDLDRCAPGPQDTLQVDEGFRLLPYLDNGSAGIALVAAELLDHRDDDRIRAALPALLRACAADFVIESGLLGGRAGLLATLAALRDRVPVPPEATERYLRRHLTRLGQHAMTRRGATVFPCDGRARISMDLAGGGAGVLLALSATERGTPLLPFLTDSRSAAAVDPAAPGRGGGAASAATPTAPSGAAATTHRGRGVS
- a CDS encoding GNAT family N-acetyltransferase; the protein is MQGRLVTLEWPGDDDWAAIASWLRPGSPAAVLSGDWELLGAAEVEQANRSGRVHHLVIRTKDGEGIGTVSYQRSGRIGGFTVGGAIGSPELWRRGYGAEAVVLLVDYLFHQLDAHRVQVTTAGYNKGIIRLMTKTRFVVEGILRDHCYLDGAYHDSIVWGLLRDEHYASLQPSADNRVLAVGLADFVDEDDKLQARAILAEHLVTTRRTALAGFLDEEAAAGHDEAAPGRGDGPHDAVAATGSVPAPGPVPAAAPAGGAL